A portion of the Anas platyrhynchos isolate ZD024472 breed Pekin duck chromosome 26, IASCAAS_PekinDuck_T2T, whole genome shotgun sequence genome contains these proteins:
- the LOC119713859 gene encoding scale keratin-like: MSCYDLCPTYNSGISCPQPIADSCNEPCVRQCPDSTTVIQPPPVVVTFPGPILSSFPQDSVVGSSGAPVFGGFGGSLGFGGSSLGYGGLYGSGGSSLGYGGLYGSGGSSLGYGGLYGSGGSSLGYGGLSGYGGSSLGYRGLSGYGRSFGSGYCSPYTYRYNRYRRGSCGPC, encoded by the coding sequence ATGTCTTGCTACGATCTGTGCCCCACCTACAACAGTGGCatcagctgcccccagcccatcGCTGACAGCTGCAATGAGCCCTGTGTCCGGCAGTGCCCTGACTCCACGACTGTGATCCAGCCGCCCCCTGTCGTCGTCACCTTCCctggccccatcctcagctccttcccccaggaTTCAGTTGTGGGATCCTCCGGAGCACCCGTctttgggggctttgggggctcCCTAGGCTTTGGAGGCTCTTCCCTGGGCTATGGGGGTCTGTATGGCTCTGGGGGCTCTTCCCTGGGCTATGGGGGTCTGTATGGCTCTGGGGGTTCTTCCCTGGGCTACGGGGGTCTGTATGGCTCTGGGGGCTCTTCCCTGGGCTACGGGGGCCTGTCTGGCTATGGAGGCTCCTCCCTGGGCTACAGGGGCCTGTCTGGCTATGGTAGATCCTTTGGTTCTGGCTATTGCAGCCCTTACACCTACCGGTACAACAGATACCGCCGTGGAAGCTGTGGGCCCTGCTAA